AAACCACTCAGTCAGGCTGCTGACATCGGGGCCAAGCGCCTCGGCTATGCCGCCGGCGAATTCCTGAAACTTTTCAATGTTCAATTTATTGACGCCCACCAAGACGGGAATCTCACGCTCTAGTGCGTCGGCGATAATTGGGCGAAAGCCCCGCCCGTCCGCCTCGTGCTTTCCGAACTTGTTGATGATCAGCAATTGAGGGCCATCCTCAAGCGACCGCGTCACGAGGCCGACGGCCCGTTCCAATTCAGCCGGATCCAGACGGCAACCCCGAGCGTTCTTGCCAAGGGATTGTGAGATGCGAATGGTTTCCCCGGTCGGCAAGACTTTCAGATCCATATCGCATTTATATCCGTCGGCACATTCGGTGTTGGTCTGCACAACCCCGGCAATCGGTGTTCCGACCAGCACAAGACCATCCGCAAATTCGCTAAGCAGGCGGTCAGTCGCACCGCGATCGGTTGTCGTTACATAGGCCAGATGCATTTTTTGGACCTCAGATTTCAGTCGATGACGTTTCAGATAGCACGCGCCGGCTTGTCCGACCACCTTCATCCATTAAGGCAATGGAGAAAGCCCGATCACAGATGCGTGCAGGTGGAGGAGAACCGCGTAAGAAGCCAAAGCAGTCAACCAGACCCAAAGGCTGGGCCAAGGGCGGGGCGCGCTGAGTGACAGGCGCGCCGTATTGCGGGAAAGGCGTACCCATTCCGTCCCCAAATTGCGCGCGGTGCGGTGATCAATGAGCGCCATGCCCATCGCCGCAAAGCCAGCAAACAAGCCGAACAAGATGACATGCGACAGGCTTCCATTGGCCAACAGATGTGCCAAAGCCCATAGCATCAACGCCGCAAGTATCGGATGACGCGTCGTGTGCAGGATTCCAGGGTTT
The Ruegeria sp. SCSIO 43209 genome window above contains:
- a CDS encoding DUF2478 domain-containing protein codes for the protein MHLAYVTTTDRGATDRLLSEFADGLVLVGTPIAGVVQTNTECADGYKCDMDLKVLPTGETIRISQSLGKNARGCRLDPAELERAVGLVTRSLEDGPQLLIINKFGKHEADGRGFRPIIADALEREIPVLVGVNKLNIEKFQEFAGGIAEALGPDVSSLTEWFDKISQTDVQPAAASGG
- a CDS encoding NnrU family protein, with protein sequence MTGWGLFLAALATFLLSHMIPARPAVRGWLIGTMGKRAYFASYSMISLAVLAWLIIAAANAPYVEVIPPLPIFRWVPLLVMPIVCWLAIAGLSIRNPFSFGGLGHRPFDPENPGILHTTRHPILAALMLWALAHLLANGSLSHVILFGLFAGFAAMGMALIDHRTARNLGTEWVRLSRNTARLSLSAPRPWPSLWVWLTALASYAVLLHLHASVIGLSPLP